The Streptomyces sp. NBC_01268 genome window below encodes:
- a CDS encoding DUF5947 family protein — protein MNGLPSSAVRPHGATGLRRFTTPRPPREERCELCGVPLAAEERHPHLVDTDKRALVCSCGPCAQLMDRSAASPGRFRAVPGRFLSDPGHRIDDRTWESLRIPVSVAFVFHNSALDLPVALYPSPAGATESEPGQEAWRSVLEATRLASLLEPDVEALLLRRHEGRTECFLVPVDLCYELVGRMRLHWQGFDGGAEARAELDGLFAHVRSLAREPRGSRP, from the coding sequence GTGAACGGGCTGCCGAGCAGCGCCGTGCGGCCTCATGGGGCTACCGGGCTGCGCCGGTTCACCACCCCCCGCCCGCCCCGTGAGGAGCGCTGCGAACTGTGCGGCGTCCCGCTGGCAGCCGAGGAGCGCCACCCGCACCTCGTCGACACCGACAAACGGGCCCTGGTCTGTTCCTGCGGCCCGTGCGCGCAGCTCATGGACCGCTCGGCCGCCTCCCCGGGACGGTTCCGGGCGGTCCCGGGCCGCTTCCTGAGCGACCCGGGCCACCGGATCGACGACCGGACCTGGGAGTCGCTGCGGATCCCCGTCTCGGTCGCGTTCGTGTTCCACAACTCCGCCCTCGACCTGCCGGTGGCGCTCTACCCGAGCCCCGCCGGCGCCACGGAGAGCGAACCGGGCCAAGAGGCCTGGCGGTCCGTCCTCGAGGCCACCCGGCTCGCCTCCCTCCTCGAACCCGACGTCGAAGCACTGCTGCTGCGCCGTCACGAGGGCCGCACCGAGTGCTTCCTCGTGCCGGTCGATCTCTGCTACGAACTGGTGGGCCGCATGAGACTGCACTGGCAGGGCTTCGACGGAGGCGCGGAGGCACGGGCGGAACTCGACGGCCTCTTCGCGCACGTCCGCAGCCTCGCCCGCGAACCGCGGGGGAGCCGGCCGTGA
- a CDS encoding DUF6084 family protein, producing the protein MTEFSFACTGVRADAYAAGPTLVFRLRITATGGTRVHAMALRCQIRVEPARRGYDDQEAAALGDLFGERSRWGSTLNPVQFAHASVMVPGFTDEIETDLVVPCTYDTDIAASRYLRALTDGDVPLLLLFSGTAFTGAGGFHVEPVPWDKEVSHRMPVKVWHEMIDQHFPGCGWIRLPGDAMDALLAYRSRRALPSWEATVESLLEAAGERTR; encoded by the coding sequence GTGACCGAGTTCTCCTTCGCCTGCACCGGAGTCCGCGCCGACGCCTACGCGGCCGGCCCCACGCTCGTGTTCCGGCTGCGGATCACCGCCACCGGCGGCACCCGGGTCCACGCCATGGCCCTGCGTTGCCAGATCCGCGTCGAACCGGCCCGGCGCGGCTACGACGACCAAGAGGCCGCCGCCCTGGGCGACCTCTTCGGCGAACGCTCCCGGTGGGGAAGCACCCTCAACCCGGTCCAGTTCGCTCATGCCTCCGTCATGGTGCCCGGCTTCACCGACGAGATCGAGACCGACCTCGTCGTGCCCTGCACGTACGACACCGACATCGCCGCGTCCCGCTACCTCCGGGCGCTCACTGACGGCGACGTCCCGCTGCTCCTGCTCTTCTCCGGCACCGCGTTCACCGGCGCCGGCGGCTTCCACGTCGAGCCCGTGCCCTGGGACAAGGAGGTCTCCCACCGCATGCCCGTGAAGGTCTGGCACGAGATGATCGACCAGCACTTCCCCGGCTGCGGATGGATCAGGCTCCCCGGCGACGCGATGGACGCGCTGCTCGCCTACCGCTCGCGCCGGGCCCTCCCGTCGTGGGAGGCCACCGTCGAGTCCCTGCTCGAAGCGGCGGGGGAGAGGACACGATGA
- a CDS encoding hydrogenase maturation protease: MNGPARRPPEHGTLRTLVAGVGNIFLSDDGFGVETLRRLSREDLPAGVELTDVGVRGVHLAYELLDGWDTLVLVDVTARGGAPGTLYLIDASAPGDRASEPEPLDGHRMTPDAVLALLDTLCAGTGAAPPRRILVVGCEPACLDEGIGLSPQVASAVPEAVRMVTELVRQQAVV, encoded by the coding sequence GTGAACGGCCCCGCGCGCCGACCTCCGGAGCACGGCACGCTCCGCACCCTCGTGGCCGGGGTGGGCAACATCTTCCTCAGCGACGACGGCTTCGGCGTGGAGACCCTGCGACGGCTCAGCCGCGAGGATCTCCCCGCCGGCGTCGAACTGACCGACGTCGGTGTGCGGGGCGTCCACCTCGCGTACGAGCTTCTCGACGGCTGGGACACCCTGGTCCTCGTCGATGTCACGGCCCGCGGCGGTGCACCGGGGACGCTCTACCTCATCGACGCCTCGGCGCCCGGCGACCGCGCTTCGGAGCCCGAGCCGCTCGACGGGCACCGGATGACGCCCGATGCGGTCCTTGCCCTGCTCGACACTCTGTGCGCGGGAACAGGGGCCGCGCCACCACGGCGGATCCTCGTCGTGGGCTGCGAACCGGCCTGCCTGGACGAGGGCATCGGGCTCAGCCCACAGGTCGCATCGGCCGTGCCAGAAGCAGTGCGGATGGTGACCGAACTCGTCCGCCAGCAAGCCGTCGTATGA
- a CDS encoding DUF6893 family small protein: MHRNVLGAAVAVTAALAVAAAVVAVLPDLRRYLRISRM, translated from the coding sequence ATGCACAGGAACGTCCTCGGCGCCGCGGTCGCCGTCACCGCCGCTCTGGCGGTCGCGGCCGCCGTCGTCGCAGTCCTCCCCGACCTCCGGCGCTACCTGCGCATCAGCCGGATGTGA
- a CDS encoding hydrogenase maturation nickel metallochaperone HypA/HybF encodes MHEMSLAVAVVDQVEAAASSRGAVGVTSVELDVGELAGVVADALAFSFELACAGTVLEGAELITRTVPGVARCEPCAADWAVGMPPRLLCPTCGAAAGELVSGRELQIREVRWACPDTPHERQRQPITEES; translated from the coding sequence ATGCACGAGATGTCCCTCGCGGTGGCCGTCGTCGACCAGGTCGAGGCCGCGGCGTCGTCGCGGGGGGCCGTCGGTGTCACCAGCGTCGAACTGGACGTGGGCGAGCTGGCCGGCGTCGTCGCCGACGCCCTCGCGTTCTCCTTCGAACTGGCCTGCGCCGGAACCGTTCTGGAGGGTGCCGAGCTCATCACCCGCACCGTCCCGGGTGTCGCACGCTGCGAGCCGTGCGCCGCCGACTGGGCCGTCGGCATGCCGCCCCGGCTGCTGTGCCCCACGTGCGGCGCCGCGGCCGGCGAACTGGTTTCGGGCCGAGAACTGCAGATCCGGGAGGTCCGCTGGGCCTGCCCCGACACCCCGCACGAGCGTCAACGCCAACCGATCACCGAGGAGAGCTGA